A genomic region of Pseudopipra pipra isolate bDixPip1 chromosome W, bDixPip1.hap1, whole genome shotgun sequence contains the following coding sequences:
- the LOC135404950 gene encoding olfactory receptor 14A16-like yields MSNSSSITQFLLLAFADRRELQLLHFWLFLAISLAALLANGLILSAVACDHHLHTPMGFFLLNLSLTDLGCICTTVPKAMHNSLHNTTTISYTGCAAQVFLLVFFLGTEFSLLTIMCYDRYVAICKPLHYGTLLGSRACAHMAAAAWATWFLYSLLHTTNTFSLPLCQGNALGQFFCEIPHILKLSCSHSNIRELGLVGVSATFCFGCFIFIVFSYVQIFRAVLRIPSQQGRHKAFSTCLPHLAVVSLFVSTGTFAYMKPPSISSPSLDLIVSVLYSVVPPLLNPLIYSLRNQELKDALRKLISGCFSEAINSPSSACYPSH; encoded by the coding sequence atgtccaacagcagctccatcacccaattcctcctcctggcatttgcagacaggcgggagctgcagctcctgcacttctggctcttcctggccatctccctggctgccctcctggccaacggcctcatcctcagcgctgtagcctgtgaccaccacctgcacacccccatgggcttcttcctgctcaacctctccctcacagacctgggctgcatctgcaccactgtccccaaagccatgcacaattccctccataacaccacaaccatctcctatacaggatgtgctgcacaggtctttctgcttgtcttctttcttggaacagagttttccctcctcaccatcatgtgctacgaccgctacgttgccatctgcaaacccctgcactacgggaccctcctgggcagcagagcttgtgcccacatggcagcagctgcctgggccacttggtttctctattctctgctgcacacaaccaatacattttccctgcccctgtgccagggcaatgccctgggccagttcttctgtgaaatcccacacatcctcaagctctcctgctcacactccaaCATCAGGGAACTGGGGCTTGTTGGGGTTAGTGCTACTTTTTGTTTTgggtgtttcattttcattgttttctcctatgtgcagatcttcagggctgtgctgaggatcccctctcagcagggacggcacaaagccttttccacgtgcctccctcacctggccgtggtctccctgtttgtcagcactggcacaTTTGCCTACatgaagcccccctccatctcctccccatccctggatctgattgtgtcagttctgtactcagtggttcctccattactgaaccccctcatctacagcctgaggaaccaggagctcaaggatgccctgaggaaactgATAagtgggtgtttttcagaagcaataaactctccttcttctgcatgttatcCATCTCATTAA